A single region of the Lotus japonicus ecotype B-129 chromosome 4, LjGifu_v1.2 genome encodes:
- the LOC130711964 gene encoding uncharacterized protein LOC130711964 — protein sequence MEEDDRRILERERYQIEQIRELDLEELQVEEVDDLHDSSDDDHHHRNPAGYDSAPAASELIYNTPIVSLHTYLGDVEDTHHKATLLDGGAVLNLPLFCLEGVVLFPGATLPLRIIESSFVAAVKRALNQIDIPYTIAVIRVYRDTRNGNMKSASTGTTAEIRQYGHLEDGSLNVVTRGQQRFHLRRSWIDVEGVPYGEIQIIEEDMPSRTPRDAFGKLTPLSNLPRNHATLLSRDSPVEVHVFENGGNDSEESYESEISLMERRIHQSVTGSSYEHDLMDESTSSSDDKFMYESDQEIISNLNDSDALISLLSDHNKDAENLDSRIGNCSTSGKQPSIRYRLNSSCKNIDPYSSHRISRAFWPHWVYQMFDSYWLAQKAAGMWKQIVGAPSMDGLVKKPDVLSFYIASKIPVSESTRQELLDIDCISYRLRREIELLESINLVRCKICQIIIAKRSDMLVMSSEGPLGAYVNQSGYVHEIMTLFKTNGLALTGVADTKYSWFPGYSWTVANCAACETHMGWLFTATNRKLKPRSFWGLRRCQVVDEMH from the exons ATGGAAGAAGACGACAGAAGAATCCTCGAGAGGGAGAGATACCAAATCGAGCAGATTCGCGAGCTCGATCTCGAGGAGTTGCAGGTCGAAGAAGTCGACGATCTCCATGACTCTTCCGACGACGATCACCACCACCGTAATCCTGC TGGCTATGACAGCGCACCGGCGGCCAGTGAACTCATTTACAATACTCCTATAGTATCCTTACATACATACCTTGGTG ATGTTGAAGACACGCACCACAAGGCAACTTTGTTGGATGGTGGTGCTGTATTGAACCTGCCACTTTTCTGTCTTGAAG GGGTTGTACTCTTTCCCGGTGCTACTCTTCCTCTGAGAATTATTGAATCCAGTTTCGTGGCTGCTGTTAAGCGAGCTTTGAATCAAATTGACATTCCTTACACCATTGCTGTG ATTCGAGTTTACAGGGATACTAGAAATGGTAACATGAAATCAGCAAGCACGGGGACGACTGCAGAG ATTCGACAATATGGGCATCTAGAGGATGGTTCACTGAATGTGGTTACTCGTGGACAGCAACGCTTTCACTTGAGACGGTCTTGGATTGATGTGGAAGGAGTG CCATATGGAGAGATCCAAATTATCGAGGAAGACATGCCATCAAGAACTCCAAGGGATGCTTTTGGGAAATTAACACCTTTAAGTAATTTACCTCGTAACCATGCCACCTTGCTTTCAAGGGATTCTCCTGTTGAAGTACATGTTTTCGAAAATGGGGGAAATGATTCAGAAGAGAGCTATGAGAGTGAGATTTCACTAATGGAAAGGAGAATCCATCAATCAGTCACTGGTTCCAGTTATGAGCATGACTTGATGGACGAATCCACAAGCAGCAGTGATGATAAATTCATGTATGAGTCAGATCAGGAAATTATATCAAATTTAAATGACTCTGACGCCTTAATATCATTGCTATCTGACCATAATAAAGATGCTGAAAATCTAGATTCTAGAATTGGGAACTGTTCTACTTCTGGAAAACAGCCGTCCATAAGATACAGGCTTAATAGCTCTTGTAAAAATATTGACCCCTACTCATCACATAGAATTTCAAGAGCATTCTGGCCCCATTGGGTATATCAGATGTTTGATTCCTATTGGCTTGCGCAAAAGGCTGCAG GTATGTGGAAGCAAATTGTTGGGGCACCTAGCATGGATGGTCTTGTTAAGAAGCCTGATGTTTTATCCTTTTATATTGCCAGTAAAATACCTGTCTCTGAGTCAACAAGGCAGGAGCTTTTGGATATTGATTGTATCTCATATAGATTGCGTAGGGAAATTGAATTACTAGAGAGCATTAATCTTGTTCGATGCAAAATCTGCCAG ATTATAATTGCAAAGCGAAGTGATATGTTGGTGATGTCTAGTGAGGGTCCTCTTGGTGCCTATGTGAATCAAAGTGGATATGTGCATGAGATAATGACTCTCTTCAAGACAAATGGATTAGCTCTCACTGGAGTAGCTGATACAAAATACAGCTGGTTTCCTGG GTATTCATGGACAGTTGCTAACTGTGCTGCATGTGAAACCCATATGGGGTGGCTTTTCACGGCCACAAACAGAAAACTGAAACCTAGGTCATTTTGGGGCCTGCGTCGCTGTCAAGTCGTGGACGAAATGCACTAA